A window from Gorilla gorilla gorilla isolate KB3781 chromosome 21, NHGRI_mGorGor1-v2.1_pri, whole genome shotgun sequence encodes these proteins:
- the BTBD3 gene encoding BTB/POZ domain-containing protein 3 isoform X4 produces the protein MFYGELAEDKDEIRIPDVEPAAFLAMLKYIYCDEIDLAADTVLATLYAAKKYIVPHLARACVNFLETSLSAKNACVLLSQSCLFEEPDLTQRCWEVIDAQAELALKSEGFCDIDFQTLESILRRETLNAKEIVVFEAALNWAEVECQRQDLALSIENKRKVLGKALYLIRIPTMALDDFANGAAQSGVLTLNETNDIFLWYTAAKKPELQFVSKARKGLVPQRCHRFQSCAYRSNQWRYRGRCDSIQFAVDKRVFIAGFGLYGSSCGSAEYSAKIELKRQGVVLGQNLSKYFSDGSSNTFPVWFEYPVQIEPDTFYTASVILDGNELSYFGQEGMTEVQCGKVTVQFQCSSDSTNGTGVQGGQIPELIFYA, from the coding sequence ATATATCTATTGTGATGAAATTGACTTGGCTGCTGACACAGTGCTGGCCACACTTTATGCTGCCAAAAAGTACATTGTCCCTCACCTTGCCAGAGCCTGTGTTAATTtcctggagaccagcctgagtgccAAGAATGCCTGTGTGCTCCTCTCCCAGAGCTGCCTGTTCGAGGAGCCAGACCTGACCCAGCGTTGCTGGGAGGTGATTGATGCCCAGGCTGAGTTAGCTCTCAAGTCTGAGGGATTCTGCGATATTGACTTCCAGACACTAGAAAGTATTCTCCGTAGGGAAACTCTGAATGCCAAAGAAATTGTGGTTTTTGAGGCAGCTCTCAACTGGGCTGAAGTGGAATGCCAACGACAAGATCTGGCGTTGAGCATTGAAAATAAACGCAAGGTTCTAGGAAAGGCACTTTACTTGATCCGCATACCCACAATGGCCCTCGATGATTTTGCAAATGGTGCTGCACAGTCCGGGGTATTAACTCTCAATGAGACCAACGACATCTTCCTCTGGTATACTGCAGCCAAAAAGCCTGAGCTTCAGTTTGTGAGTAAAGCCCGTAAGGGCCTTGTCCCCCAGCGCTGTCACCGTTTCCAGTCGTGTGCCTATCGAAGCAACCAATGGCGCTATCGTGGTCGCTGTGACAGCATCCAGTTTGCAGTTGATAAAAGAGTGTTCATTGCTGGCTTTGGGCTGTATGGCTCCAGCTGTGGTTCTGCAGAATACAGTGCCAAGATTGAACTTAAGCGGCAGGGCGTTGTCCTGGGGCAGAACTTGAGCAAGTACTTCTCAGATGGGTCCAGCAATACCTTTCCCGTATGGTTTGAATACCCAGTGCAGATCGAGCCAGACACCTTCTACACAGCCAGTGTGATACTGGATGGCAATGAACTCAGCTACTTTGGACAAGAAGGCATGACAGAAGTTCAGTGTGGCAAAGTGACTGTCCAGTTTCAGTGCTCCTCAGATAGCACCAATGGCACTGGGGTACAGGGAGGGCAGATCCCTGAACTTATATTCTATGCTTGA